A stretch of the Thermithiobacillus plumbiphilus genome encodes the following:
- the lipA gene encoding lipoyl synthase: MNDKTVERPDGKAGRGAAKTARNPIPIVPVTTRLPKPQWLRVRSTNDPEVGRLKAVLREAGLHTVCEEASCPNIGECFGSGTATFMILGDICTRRCPFCDVAHGRPQAPDADEPVHLAETLAKMGLRFAVITSVDRDDLRDGGAGHFRAVIEAVRQRNPGTGIEILVPDFRGRMDKALDILVQSPPDVFNHNLETVPRLYKLARPGADYAHSLKLLAAFKARCPNVPTKSGLMLGIGETLDEIRAVMRDLRAHGCDLLTLGQYLAPSGHHLPVARYVTPEEFAILKAEGEAMGFQNVASGPLVRSSYHAEAQARQHG, translated from the coding sequence ATGAACGACAAGACAGTAGAGCGCCCCGACGGCAAGGCCGGGCGCGGCGCGGCCAAGACAGCGCGCAATCCCATCCCCATCGTGCCCGTCACTACCCGGCTGCCCAAGCCGCAGTGGCTGCGCGTGCGCTCCACCAATGACCCGGAAGTCGGGCGGCTCAAGGCCGTGCTGCGCGAGGCCGGACTGCACACGGTCTGCGAAGAGGCCTCCTGCCCCAATATCGGCGAGTGCTTTGGTTCCGGGACTGCCACCTTCATGATCCTCGGCGACATCTGCACCCGCCGCTGCCCATTCTGCGACGTCGCCCACGGCCGCCCGCAGGCCCCGGACGCCGATGAACCGGTCCACCTTGCCGAAACCCTTGCCAAGATGGGCCTGCGTTTCGCCGTCATCACCTCGGTGGATCGCGATGACCTGCGCGATGGTGGGGCAGGCCACTTTCGGGCGGTAATCGAGGCGGTACGCCAGCGCAACCCTGGTACCGGCATCGAGATCCTGGTGCCGGACTTTCGCGGGCGCATGGACAAGGCGCTGGACATCCTCGTGCAGTCGCCGCCCGATGTCTTCAATCACAATCTCGAAACCGTGCCGCGCCTCTACAAGCTGGCGCGCCCCGGTGCGGACTATGCTCATAGCCTCAAGCTGCTGGCGGCCTTCAAGGCGCGTTGTCCCAATGTGCCGACCAAGTCCGGCCTGATGCTCGGTATTGGCGAAACGCTGGATGAGATCCGGGCCGTCATGCGCGACCTGCGGGCACATGGCTGTGACCTGCTGACGCTAGGGCAGTACCTCGCTCCCTCCGGGCATCACCTGCCGGTCGCCCGCTACGTGACGCCCGAGGAGTTCGCTATACTCAAGGCAGAAGGTGAGGCCATGGGCTTTCAGAATGTGGCCAGCGGCCCGCTGGTGCGTTCTTCCTATCACGCCGAGGCCCAGGCCAGACAACACGGATAA
- a CDS encoding septal ring lytic transglycosylase RlpA family protein, which produces MTFLPERKEPCKLLLLTLLLLLGLPHSRTAQADSPGLETRLEKVSKTASSKLKKFSRAAAYYAEGIASYYGKAFHGRKTASGDVFNMHALTAAHKTLPLNSLVRVTNLDNGLSVIVRITDRGPYHGNRLIDLSYGAAKKLGMVRKGTAKVELTRIRPDDLPQKAPTVSPLTPVMASLQGSAAPQLYVGIAEFGSQAAADHFAAELRQAGIMPVAAKETQGGFYPRFQVRLGPLDTISEAAHWKARLNEQGMADAEIIEENTGPALQVGDMPTAPHPSRLEALLRNS; this is translated from the coding sequence ATGACTTTCCTGCCGGAACGCAAGGAACCATGTAAGCTGCTGTTGCTGACACTCCTGCTACTGTTGGGACTGCCGCATTCACGAACGGCCCAGGCGGATTCGCCTGGGCTGGAAACCCGGCTGGAGAAGGTCTCCAAGACAGCCTCCTCCAAACTCAAGAAGTTTTCCCGAGCAGCGGCCTATTATGCGGAAGGGATCGCCTCCTACTATGGCAAGGCCTTCCACGGACGCAAGACGGCCTCTGGAGATGTATTCAACATGCATGCCCTGACTGCGGCGCACAAGACCCTGCCCCTGAACTCGCTGGTGCGGGTAACCAATCTGGATAATGGCCTGTCCGTGATCGTGCGGATCACAGATCGCGGCCCCTATCACGGCAACCGGCTGATCGATCTGTCCTATGGCGCCGCCAAGAAGCTTGGCATGGTCCGCAAGGGTACGGCCAAGGTGGAGCTGACGCGCATCCGGCCGGATGATCTGCCACAGAAAGCCCCGACAGTCTCGCCCTTGACGCCGGTAATGGCTTCCCTGCAAGGTTCCGCGGCCCCCCAGCTCTATGTCGGCATTGCCGAATTCGGCAGTCAAGCCGCTGCGGACCACTTTGCTGCTGAACTGCGCCAGGCGGGCATCATGCCAGTGGCTGCCAAGGAAACCCAGGGGGGCTTCTATCCGCGCTTCCAAGTCCGCCTCGGCCCGCTGGATACCATTTCCGAAGCGGCCCACTGGAAGGCCCGGCTCAATGAGCAGGGCATGGCGGATGCCGAAATCATCGAGGAAAATACCGGGCCTGCTCTGCAGGTGGGTGATATGCCCACGGCACCCCACCCAAGCCGTCTTGAAGCATTGCTGAGAAATTCCTGA
- the murU gene encoding N-acetylmuramate alpha-1-phosphate uridylyltransferase MurU, with amino-acid sequence MRAMILAAGRGERMRPLTDHTPKPLLPVGPEPLIGHHLRRLRSAGIEDVVINLAHLGEQLPAALGDGSRYGLRIHYSPEPEGALETAGGIRHALHLLGDAPFLLVNGDVYTDFPFETLRQPLKGLMHLVLIPNPDHHPNGDFALDASGQVALEGERLTYAGIGVYDPRLFHDLPPGRRPLAPLLKVAIAAGEVSGECFTGCWIDVGTPERLARAQRQAERLHAL; translated from the coding sequence ATGCGTGCCATGATCCTTGCCGCCGGGCGCGGGGAGCGCATGCGACCCCTCACCGACCATACCCCCAAGCCCCTGCTGCCGGTCGGCCCCGAGCCCCTGATCGGACACCACCTGCGACGCCTGCGGTCTGCGGGCATCGAGGATGTCGTCATCAATCTCGCGCATCTCGGCGAGCAGCTACCGGCCGCACTCGGCGACGGCAGCCGCTATGGCCTGCGCATCCACTACAGCCCCGAGCCCGAAGGTGCGCTGGAGACCGCCGGCGGCATCCGCCATGCCCTGCATCTGCTGGGCGATGCGCCCTTTCTGCTGGTCAATGGCGACGTGTACACCGATTTTCCCTTTGAAACCCTGCGCCAGCCACTGAAAGGGCTAATGCACCTGGTGCTGATCCCCAACCCCGACCATCACCCCAACGGTGACTTCGCCCTGGATGCCAGCGGCCAGGTCGCACTGGAAGGCGAGCGCCTGACCTATGCCGGCATCGGCGTCTATGACCCCAGGCTGTTTCACGACCTGCCGCCCGGCCGCCGGCCGCTGGCCCCCTTGCTGAAAGTGGCCATTGCCGCTGGAGAGGTCAGTGGCGAATGCTTTACCGGCTGCTGGATCGACGTCGGCACCCCCGAGCGCCTGGCCCGCGCCCAACGACAAGCGGAGCGACTCCATGCCCTTTGA
- a CDS encoding D-amino acid aminotransferase — MNFFDDALDDQLIVHLNGEFLPLPAARISPLDRGFVFADGVYEVIPAYGGRLLRLQEHLQRLDNSLSGIRMDNPLPHHAWQEMLMELLRRNGNGDQSVYLQVTRGPAFPREHAFPAHPRPTVFAMCTPIRESDPALREAGVPVISHPDIRWDRCDLKTVSLLPAVLMKQLAKDRGAFETLLIRQGLVLEGAASNVFAVLDGVLTTPPKGPFLLPGITRDLVLELAAEHGFPAQERDIPLERLLSADEVWITSSTRAIVPVTRVDEQSIASGRPGPVFAQFHDWYQARLAALRTGEKQ; from the coding sequence ATGAACTTCTTTGATGATGCTCTGGACGATCAGTTGATCGTCCACCTCAACGGGGAGTTCCTGCCGCTGCCCGCGGCGCGCATCTCGCCCCTGGACCGTGGCTTCGTGTTTGCTGATGGCGTCTATGAGGTCATTCCGGCCTATGGTGGGCGCCTGCTGCGGCTGCAGGAGCACTTGCAACGGCTGGACAACAGCCTGTCCGGCATCCGCATGGACAATCCCCTGCCACACCATGCCTGGCAGGAGATGCTGATGGAATTGCTGCGCCGTAACGGTAATGGCGACCAGAGCGTATATCTGCAAGTCACCCGTGGCCCGGCCTTTCCCCGCGAACACGCCTTTCCGGCGCATCCCCGCCCGACGGTCTTTGCCATGTGCACGCCCATTCGCGAGAGTGATCCCGCGCTGCGGGAAGCCGGGGTGCCGGTCATCTCGCATCCCGATATCCGCTGGGACCGCTGCGACCTGAAGACCGTCTCGCTGTTGCCGGCCGTACTCATGAAGCAACTGGCCAAGGACCGGGGTGCCTTTGAAACCTTGCTGATCCGTCAGGGTCTGGTATTGGAGGGAGCCGCGAGCAATGTCTTTGCCGTGCTCGATGGTGTCCTGACGACGCCACCCAAGGGGCCCTTCCTGTTGCCCGGTATCACCCGCGATCTGGTGCTGGAGCTGGCGGCCGAGCACGGCTTTCCGGCGCAGGAAAGGGATATTCCGCTGGAACGGTTGCTGTCAGCGGATGAGGTGTGGATCACCAGTTCCACGCGTGCCATCGTGCCGGTCACCAGGGTGGATGAGCAATCCATCGCCAGCGGCCGGCCCGGCCCGGTGTTCGCGCAGTTCCATGACTGGTATCAGGCACGGCTGGCGGCGCTACGCACAGGAGAGAAGCAATGA
- a CDS encoding DUF1016 N-terminal domain-containing protein, translating into MPDSTSLLGDIRQLIEASRAALATTVNSALTLLYWQVGQRIRNEVLQGERGNTAS; encoded by the coding sequence GTGCCAGACTCAACCAGCCTGCTGGGCGATATCCGGCAACTGATCGAAGCCAGCCGCGCCGCCCTTGCCACCACCGTCAACAGCGCCCTGACCCTGCTGTACTGGCAGGTCGGCCAGCGCATCCGCAACGAAGTGCTGCAAGGCGAACGGGGGAATACGGCGAGCTGA
- a CDS encoding D-alanyl-D-alanine carboxypeptidase family protein has translation MRSRDALFAVLYQFRLLILMLFLAPGLAQAVPSPVLPIPAAPDIGARSYLLMDYVSGQIIASRAPNERMEPASLTKLMSDYVVFNELKKGRLKLDEYVTVSTHAWRTGGSRMFIEPNKPVKVVDLIQGMNVVSGNDATVALAERIAGSESAFADLMNAYARMLGMRNTHFTNPTGLPDPNHYTTAYDLSLLARAIIRDFPQYYRWYSQKSFTYNNITQPNRNLLLDWDPTVDGMKTGFTDKAQYCLVATAKRTDMRLISVVLGTDSPKARAQQAQSLLNYGFRFYESRKLYSANQPVTKVKVWKGSSDEVKIGAAHDYYVLVPRGRGQISASVQLNPQVIAPVKKHQQLGTIIVRNGDKVLARIPAVAMHGVSEGGLIARTIDTVRLRFQ, from the coding sequence ATGCGCTCTCGTGATGCCCTGTTTGCAGTCCTGTACCAGTTCCGCCTGCTGATCCTGATGCTCTTTCTGGCACCCGGGCTTGCCCAGGCAGTCCCCAGCCCCGTCCTGCCCATTCCTGCAGCCCCCGACATTGGGGCCCGCTCTTATCTGCTGATGGACTACGTTTCCGGCCAGATCATTGCTTCCCGCGCGCCCAATGAACGCATGGAACCGGCCAGCCTCACCAAGCTGATGAGCGACTATGTGGTCTTCAACGAGCTCAAGAAAGGTCGGCTCAAGCTCGACGAGTACGTCACCGTGAGCACGCATGCCTGGCGCACGGGCGGCTCGCGCATGTTCATCGAGCCCAACAAGCCAGTGAAGGTGGTGGACCTGATCCAGGGCATGAACGTGGTATCCGGCAATGATGCCACCGTGGCCCTGGCCGAGCGCATAGCCGGAAGCGAGTCGGCCTTTGCCGACCTGATGAATGCCTATGCCCGCATGCTTGGCATGCGCAACACGCACTTCACCAATCCGACCGGCCTGCCGGATCCGAACCATTACACCACGGCCTACGACCTGTCCCTCCTGGCGCGGGCGATCATTCGAGACTTCCCGCAGTATTATCGCTGGTACTCGCAGAAGTCCTTTACCTACAACAACATTACCCAGCCGAACCGTAACCTGCTGCTCGACTGGGACCCTACCGTGGATGGCATGAAGACCGGCTTCACGGACAAGGCCCAATACTGCCTGGTGGCCACGGCCAAGCGTACCGATATGCGCCTGATCTCGGTGGTGCTGGGCACGGATAGCCCCAAGGCGCGCGCCCAGCAGGCCCAGTCCCTGCTCAACTACGGCTTCCGCTTCTACGAAAGCCGCAAGCTCTACAGCGCCAACCAGCCGGTCACCAAGGTCAAGGTCTGGAAGGGCAGTAGTGACGAGGTGAAGATCGGCGCGGCGCATGACTACTATGTGCTGGTTCCGCGTGGCCGTGGGCAGATCTCCGCCAGCGTCCAGCTCAACCCGCAGGTGATTGCCCCGGTGAAAAAGCATCAGCAGCTCGGTACCATCATCGTCCGCAACGGTGACAAGGTTCTGGCGCGGATTCCGGCCGTGGCCATGCATGGTGTCAGTGAAGGCGGCCTGATCGCCCGGACCATCGACACCGTTCGTCTGCGCTTTCAGTAA
- a CDS encoding aminoglycoside phosphotransferase family protein, which yields MAAARFKADDATGRPAALRHWIGSLGLDPAQLQAIPGDASLRHYWRLLNPPRIVMDAPPAVEDTLPFIRMAHRLREIGLRAPGILAADTAQGFLLLEDFGSLDLKGAIDLGTDPTPWYQTAIEAIVRMQAGGRAYHASPPLPPFDAARLKTELELFPDWYLQRHLGRELNAGERALLDEAFGKLIDNALAQPQVWVHRDYHARNLMCLADGEVGILDFQDAVLGPISYDLVSLLQDRYWDWPTDWLNARIQDYLSLARAAGLPVGSDVQFRQWLGRMGLQRNLKIVGIFARLRYRDDKQGYIEMIPRFWHYVLEAARQDPELAAFSDWLASLPQPENIACVP from the coding sequence TTGGCTGCTGCTCGATTCAAGGCCGATGACGCCACAGGCCGCCCGGCGGCCCTGCGTCACTGGATCGGCTCGCTGGGGCTCGACCCGGCCCAGCTACAGGCCATCCCCGGCGACGCCAGCCTGCGGCATTACTGGCGCCTGTTGAACCCGCCGCGCATCGTCATGGATGCGCCACCGGCAGTGGAAGACACCCTGCCCTTCATCCGCATGGCGCACCGCTTGCGCGAGATCGGTCTGCGCGCTCCCGGGATTCTCGCCGCCGACACGGCCCAGGGATTCCTGCTGCTGGAGGATTTCGGCAGCCTGGACCTCAAAGGCGCCATCGATCTCGGCACGGACCCCACCCCCTGGTATCAGACCGCCATCGAGGCCATCGTGCGCATGCAGGCGGGCGGGCGCGCGTATCACGCCAGCCCGCCCCTGCCGCCCTTCGACGCTGCGCGCCTTAAAACCGAGCTCGAGCTCTTCCCGGACTGGTATCTGCAGCGCCATCTCGGGCGCGAATTGAACGCTGGCGAACGCGCCCTGCTCGATGAGGCCTTCGGCAAGCTGATCGACAATGCCCTGGCGCAGCCGCAGGTCTGGGTGCATCGAGATTATCATGCCCGCAACCTGATGTGCCTGGCCGACGGCGAGGTCGGCATTCTGGACTTCCAGGACGCCGTGCTCGGCCCCATCAGTTATGATCTGGTCTCCCTGCTGCAGGATCGCTACTGGGACTGGCCGACGGACTGGCTCAACGCCCGCATCCAGGACTATCTCTCGCTGGCGCGCGCGGCCGGCCTGCCGGTGGGCAGTGACGTGCAGTTCCGGCAATGGCTCGGGCGCATGGGTCTGCAGCGCAACCTCAAGATCGTCGGCATCTTCGCCCGGCTGCGCTATCGCGATGACAAACAGGGCTATATCGAGATGATCCCGCGCTTCTGGCATTACGTGCTTGAAGCCGCACGCCAGGACCCCGAACTCGCCGCATTCAGCGACTGGCTGGCGAGCCTGCCGCAACCGGAGAACATTGCATGCGTGCCATGA
- a CDS encoding DUF1016 N-terminal domain-containing protein — protein sequence MAGRPAHPQRSAARRTGEYGELIVSTLARQLEADYGRGFSSKNLRHMLRFAEVYPDQDIVYAVSRQLAWSHFLELIYLKDPLQRDFYTQMCSQERWSVRRLRERKNILLFERTALSRQPEELLATELANLRQSGEVTPPLACEKAADNAPGA from the coding sequence CTGGCAGGTCGGCCAGCGCATCCGCAACGAAGTGCTGCAAGGCGAACGGGGGAATACGGCGAGCTGATCGTCTCCACGCTGGCCAGGCAACTGGAAGCCGACTACGGGCGTGGCTTCTCCAGCAAAAACCTGCGCCACATGCTGCGCTTTGCCGAGGTCTATCCCGACCAGGACATTGTCTACGCAGTGAGTAGACAATTGGCATGGAGTCATTTTCTGGAGCTGATCTACCTGAAAGACCCGCTGCAGCGCGACTTCTACACGCAGATGTGCAGCCAGGAACGCTGGAGCGTGCGGCGCTTGCGTGAGCGCAAAAACATCTTGCTGTTCGAGCGCACAGCCCTATCCCGCCAGCCCGAAGAACTGCTCGCCACGGAACTCGCAAACTTGCGCCAGAGCGGGGAAGTGACGCCACCACTGGCTTGTGAAAAAGCTGCAGACAATGCACCGGGAGCATGA
- the lipB gene encoding lipoyl(octanoyl) transferase LipB, which produces MTTCPGEPGPAMQVRLFPGLQDYATVQAAMQAFTSARMSDSSDEIWVLQHAPVYTLGLNGKAEHILNPGGIPVCNSDRGGQVTYHGPGQWVFYLLLDLRRRQIGVRELVDRMEQAVIDLLAASGVAAGRHEGAPGVYVQGAKLASLGLRIRRGCSYHGLALNTAMDLSPFAGINPCGYQNLPVTQLADLLPDLDPQEIPARFLAQLGAGLPGIPLGQALTDPAGFFGAKS; this is translated from the coding sequence ATGACGACTTGCCCCGGGGAACCGGGGCCAGCCATGCAGGTGCGCCTGTTCCCCGGTCTGCAGGACTATGCCACCGTGCAGGCAGCCATGCAGGCCTTCACCAGTGCCCGCATGTCGGACAGCAGCGATGAGATCTGGGTGCTGCAACACGCGCCGGTCTATACCCTGGGTCTCAACGGCAAGGCGGAGCACATCTTGAATCCGGGCGGTATTCCCGTTTGCAACAGTGATCGCGGCGGCCAGGTGACCTATCACGGCCCCGGCCAGTGGGTGTTCTATCTGCTGCTGGATCTGCGCCGGCGCCAGATCGGCGTGCGCGAGCTGGTGGACAGGATGGAGCAGGCGGTGATCGATCTGCTGGCCGCATCCGGGGTGGCGGCCGGGCGGCACGAGGGCGCGCCTGGCGTCTATGTACAAGGCGCCAAGCTCGCATCCCTCGGGCTTCGCATCCGCAGGGGATGCAGCTATCATGGCCTCGCCCTGAACACGGCCATGGACCTTTCCCCCTTCGCCGGCATCAATCCCTGCGGCTACCAGAACCTGCCGGTGACTCAATTGGCCGATCTGCTGCCGGATCTCGATCCACAGGAAATTCCGGCGCGGTTTCTGGCGCAACTCGGGGCAGGGCTGCCGGGTATCCCGCTTGGGCAGGCACTCACCGATCCAGCCGGCTTTTTCGGCGCAAAGAGTTGA
- the mltB gene encoding lytic murein transglycosylase B — MNSKSLAFLTLILSLGGCASAPTETSSAASGTVLAKIPANPGAPTATGKSAPAQGSASLQLASAASGPDLSLNQQSAVELFINDLVSKQGFAADELEPLFEGFTPDQKILSTMTKPAEGMPWYRYRKIFITPKRIEAGREFWHKHQNVLAQVSKEYQVEEEVILSILGIETFYGRNMGTYPVFQANATLFLGFPRRSDFFRGQLADFLVLSREEGLDPMRTKGSYAGAMGMPQFISSSYQHYAVDADGDGRRDLWHSIPDIAGSVANYFRQHDWHAGEPVAVPARLTADADPGKFLSNDLRPRYTLNDLASAGIYPETDLNGSAAANLPVSLLELEGEDGPQYFVTFHNFYVITRYNRSPLYAMAALEMMQRLRSPDEAVVESPPG; from the coding sequence GTGAATTCAAAATCCCTTGCATTCCTGACCCTGATCCTGAGCCTTGGCGGATGCGCCAGCGCACCGACCGAGACGAGTTCCGCCGCATCCGGCACCGTCCTGGCCAAGATTCCAGCCAATCCCGGGGCACCGACGGCCACCGGCAAGTCCGCGCCGGCTCAGGGTTCCGCCTCCTTGCAGCTTGCCTCCGCCGCCAGCGGGCCGGATCTGAGCCTGAACCAGCAATCCGCGGTCGAGCTCTTCATCAATGATCTGGTGAGCAAGCAGGGCTTTGCCGCCGACGAACTCGAACCCCTGTTCGAGGGCTTCACGCCGGATCAGAAGATCCTGAGCACCATGACCAAGCCCGCCGAGGGCATGCCCTGGTACCGCTATCGCAAGATCTTCATCACCCCCAAGCGCATCGAAGCCGGCCGGGAATTCTGGCACAAGCATCAGAACGTGCTCGCCCAGGTCAGCAAGGAGTATCAGGTGGAGGAAGAGGTCATCCTGAGTATTCTCGGGATCGAGACCTTCTACGGCAGGAACATGGGTACCTATCCGGTGTTCCAGGCCAATGCCACGCTGTTTCTCGGCTTTCCGCGGCGCTCGGACTTCTTCCGCGGCCAACTCGCCGATTTCCTGGTGCTGAGCCGCGAGGAGGGTCTGGACCCCATGCGTACCAAGGGCTCCTACGCTGGTGCCATGGGCATGCCGCAGTTCATCAGCAGCAGCTATCAGCACTATGCCGTGGATGCCGATGGAGACGGCCGACGCGACCTCTGGCACTCCATCCCGGATATCGCAGGGTCGGTGGCCAACTATTTTCGCCAGCACGACTGGCATGCCGGCGAGCCGGTTGCCGTGCCCGCGCGTTTGACCGCGGACGCCGATCCCGGTAAATTCCTGTCCAATGACCTCCGTCCCCGTTACACCTTGAACGATCTGGCCAGTGCCGGGATCTACCCGGAAACCGACCTGAATGGCAGCGCTGCGGCGAATCTGCCGGTATCCCTGCTGGAGCTCGAAGGCGAGGACGGCCCGCAATATTTTGTGACTTTTCACAACTTCTACGTGATCACCCGCTACAACCGCAGCCCACTCTATGCCATGGCGGCGCTGGAAATGATGCAGCGGTTGCGGAGCCCCGATGAAGCGGTTGTGGAGAGTCCGCCAGGATGA
- a CDS encoding YdcF family protein: MSYAALLTTAAAFLQPPGILLVLGGAAIALALLGLRYSAAFMVLLVILGLYALSIGPVARALVYPLEDKYPPLRAQKLSGPPPQAIVVLAGGTVGNAPDAGKTVLSARTYARVRAAAMLARETRLPVVVTGGRPRWGDPAEAVLMAQALREDFQIDNPIWIEDKSFNTAQNASFSLALLRRQDIRRIYLVTSALHMPRAMEWFQHVEFQVVPVPTDYRLDRGTRQTWARWLPRALYLGVSSEAVHEYVGQGWKWFRTQAADPEI, from the coding sequence ATGAGCTATGCCGCCCTGCTGACCACGGCAGCCGCCTTTCTCCAGCCACCAGGCATCCTGCTGGTGCTGGGTGGCGCGGCCATTGCCCTGGCCCTGCTCGGCTTGCGCTATTCCGCGGCTTTCATGGTGCTGCTGGTCATACTCGGGCTCTATGCACTGTCCATCGGGCCGGTGGCGCGTGCCCTGGTCTATCCCCTGGAAGATAAATATCCCCCTCTGCGAGCCCAGAAGCTGAGCGGCCCGCCGCCGCAGGCCATCGTGGTGCTCGCCGGGGGCACGGTGGGCAATGCGCCCGATGCCGGCAAAACCGTGCTCAGCGCGCGTACCTATGCCCGGGTGCGTGCTGCGGCGATGCTGGCGCGCGAGACCCGGCTGCCGGTGGTGGTGACCGGTGGGCGGCCGCGCTGGGGCGATCCCGCCGAAGCGGTCCTGATGGCCCAGGCATTGCGGGAAGACTTTCAGATCGACAATCCGATCTGGATCGAGGACAAGTCCTTCAATACCGCCCAGAATGCCAGCTTCAGCTTGGCTCTGCTGCGCCGGCAAGACATCCGCCGGATCTATCTCGTCACCTCGGCACTGCACATGCCGCGCGCCATGGAGTGGTTCCAGCATGTGGAATTCCAGGTCGTGCCGGTTCCCACGGACTATCGGCTGGATCGGGGCACGCGCCAGACCTGGGCGCGCTGGTTGCCGCGGGCACTCTATCTGGGTGTCAGCAGCGAGGCCGTGCACGAATATGTCGGGCAGGGCTGGAAATGGTTCCGGACCCAGGCGGCCGACCCGGAGATCTAA
- a CDS encoding DUF493 domain-containing protein: MSEDSRQSQGTPVGPDGESLLKFPDTFHIKAMGKNEPHLLDHIQGIIARHAQGLPEDAFQCRESRDGNYLSVTCSFMAQSREQLDAIYKDLSADEKVIIAL, translated from the coding sequence ATGAGTGAGGATTCCAGACAGTCACAGGGAACACCCGTGGGACCCGATGGCGAGAGCCTGCTCAAATTTCCCGATACCTTTCACATCAAGGCCATGGGCAAGAATGAGCCGCACTTGCTGGACCATATCCAGGGGATCATCGCGCGTCACGCCCAGGGGCTGCCCGAGGATGCCTTCCAGTGCCGTGAAAGCCGGGATGGCAACTACCTGTCGGTGACCTGCAGCTTCATGGCCCAGAGCCGGGAACAGCTCGATGCGATCTATAAGGATCTGAGCGCCGACGAAAAGGTCATCATTGCGCTCTGA
- a CDS encoding phospholipase A — MNAGDYQKPCLSLGFLLVYGLLPVTTALAQTAPKPATIDACAAVENDADRLACYDAAVGRQAPAVADADRQADFARIAKHAQSANPPAGEPKSQTSSDLFATQPKDRAGEAIANAGKGSLLDSRWELAKDSKLGTFSFRAYKPIYLLPVFWSSNPNTRPQSPNPDNTVYSALPLDNLEAKFQLSFKTKMLENLVGSNGDLWLGYTQSSRWQVYNGDQSRPFRETDYEPEVLLVFRSHYNLLDWNGRMLGLGFNHQSNGRADPLSRSWNRLTFNVGLDRDDWALTLRPWVRITDGGNTDDNPGIEDYMGRGDILLVHKHGDHEFSLLARHSLRGGAHSHGALQLDWAFPIHNKLRGYVQVFDGYGESLIDYNHRATYLGLGISLMDWY; from the coding sequence TTGAATGCTGGAGACTATCAGAAGCCGTGTCTGAGCCTGGGTTTTCTGCTGGTGTATGGTCTGCTGCCAGTGACGACAGCCTTGGCGCAGACGGCGCCGAAACCCGCCACCATCGACGCCTGCGCCGCAGTGGAGAACGACGCGGACAGGTTGGCCTGCTATGACGCCGCTGTAGGGCGGCAGGCGCCCGCAGTCGCCGATGCTGACAGACAGGCCGACTTTGCCAGGATCGCCAAGCATGCCCAGTCCGCCAACCCGCCCGCAGGCGAGCCGAAAAGTCAGACGTCCAGCGATCTGTTTGCCACCCAGCCCAAGGACCGCGCCGGCGAAGCCATTGCCAATGCCGGCAAGGGATCGCTGCTCGACAGCCGCTGGGAACTGGCCAAGGACTCGAAACTGGGCACTTTCAGTTTTCGCGCCTACAAGCCGATCTATCTCTTGCCGGTGTTCTGGAGCAGCAACCCAAATACCCGGCCCCAATCTCCCAATCCGGACAATACGGTCTACTCGGCGCTGCCGCTGGACAACCTGGAAGCCAAATTCCAGCTCAGCTTCAAGACCAAGATGCTGGAAAACCTGGTTGGCAGCAATGGCGATCTCTGGCTTGGCTACACCCAGAGTTCGAGATGGCAAGTCTACAATGGGGATCAGTCGCGCCCTTTTCGCGAGACCGATTACGAGCCGGAAGTCCTGCTGGTGTTCCGCAGCCACTACAACCTGCTCGACTGGAACGGACGGATGCTGGGGCTCGGCTTCAATCACCAATCCAACGGCCGCGCCGACCCCCTGTCACGTAGCTGGAACCGCCTGACCTTCAATGTCGGCCTGGATCGTGACGATTGGGCGCTGACCTTGCGCCCCTGGGTGCGAATCACCGACGGTGGCAATACCGATGACAATCCCGGCATCGAAGACTACATGGGGCGCGGTGACATCCTGCTGGTGCATAAGCATGGCGACCATGAATTCTCGCTGCTGGCACGCCACTCACTGCGCGGCGGCGCCCACTCGCATGGTGCATTGCAGCTTGATTGGGCCTTCCCGATCCACAACAAGCTGCGAGGATATGTACAGGTGTTCGATGGCTATGGCGAGAGCCTGATCGATTACAATCACCGTGCCACTTACCTGGGTTTAGGCATTTCCCTGATGGATTGGTACTAG